A region of Homo sapiens chromosome 17, GRCh38.p14 Primary Assembly DNA encodes the following proteins:
- the CCL4L2 gene encoding C-C motif chemokine 4-like isoform 5 precursor (isoform 5 precursor is encoded by transcript variant CCL4L2e) yields MKLCVTVLSLLVLVAAFCSLALSAPMGSDPPTACCFSYTARKLPRNFVVDYYETSSLCSQPAVVAAPHGPWSGRGRCLPQARDKAR; encoded by the exons ATGAAGCTCTGCGTGACTGTCCTGTCTCTCCTCGTGCTAGTAGCTGCCTTCTGCTCTCTAGCACTCTCAGCACCAA TGGGCTCAGACCCTCCCACCGCCTGCTGCTTTTCTTACACCGCGAGGAAGCTTCCTCGCAACTTTGTGGTAGATTACTATGAGACCAGCAGCCTCTGCTCCCAGCCAGCTGTGGT AGCTGCCCCACATGGACCATGGTCAGGCAGAGGAAGATGCCTACCACAGGCAAGGGATAAAGCCAGATGA
- the CCL3L3 gene encoding C-C motif chemokine 3-like 1 precursor: MQVSTAALAVLLCTMALCNQVLSAPLAADTPTACCFSYTSRQIPQNFIADYFETSSQCSKPSVIFLTKRGRQVCADPSEEWVQKYVSDLELSA, translated from the exons ATGCAGGTCTCCACTGCTGCCCTTGCCGTCCTCCTCTGCACCATGGCTCTCTGCAACCAGGTCCTCTCTGCACCAC TTGCTGCTGACACGCCGACCGCCTGCTGCTTCAGCTACACCTCCCGACAGATTCCACAGAATTTCATAGCTGACTACTTTGAGACGAGCAGCCAGTGCTCCAAGCCCAGTGTCAT CTTCCTAACCAAGAGAGGCCGGCAGGTCTGTGCTGACCCCAGTGAGGAGTGGGTCCAGAAATACGTCAGTGACCTGGAGCTGAGTGCCTGA
- the LOC128966684 gene encoding uncharacterized protein LOC128966684 — protein MALHLSRVSRRRGWGPYLRSLRIQHRSSPVQPPAKPPEDEPDAEGYEWTIAVSFQLADFAPLHWLRLDGPGFGVLSTGPERWEVWGHPLWVSRFRGWAPGSRRGARSLPASPLGAQARAAACVPGKGGAASRGDTPCSRQPSRSPLAGRSVRAPQRRVGAGAGWRGGPGLGPVRPPGWRAGRRTRRTAGPGRLSFGKTLAVPPLVSVDPAVAFSRAADLCPPVAPAVLEQKGPPSSRTEPRAPSPMEQASAGVPRLRPGRRALWHLFPPPRVPVRPGRDWLGNRGRKRSQSSKESGQLFRGSLQTPGQARKHLYGPSLCPTTR, from the exons ATGGCTCTCCACTTGTCCCGAGTGTCACGACGACGAGGATGGGGACCATATCTTCGGAGCCTGAGGATCCAACACAGGTCCAGCCCTGTGCAGCCGCCCGCCAAGCCGCCAGAGGACGAGCCGGACGCCGAAGGCTACGAGTGGACGATTGCAGTTAGTTTCCAACTCGCCGACTTCGCGCCCCTCCACTGGCTCCGGCTTGATGGTCCCGGCTTCGGGGTGCTCTCG ACCGGACCAGAGAGGTGGGAAGTTTGGGGGCACCCGCTGTGGGTGTCCCGTTTCCGGGGCTGGGCTCCGGGGAGCCGGCGCGGCGCCCGCTCCCTGCCCGCCAGCCCTTTGGGAGCTCAGGCGCGGGCAGCCGCTTGTGTTCCTGGGAAGGGCGGAGCTGCGTCCCGGGGAGACACGCCTTGCAGCCGGCAGCCTAGTCGCTCCCCGCTGGCCGGCCGCTCCGTGAGGGCCCCGCAGCGGAGGGTCGGGGCTGGGGCGGGCTGGAGAGGGGGCCCCGGGCTGGGGCCGGTTCGGCCTCCCGGGTGGCGCGCGGGCCGAAGAACTAGGAGGACCGCCGGGCCGGGCCGCTTGTCCTTTGGAAAAACCTTGGCGGTTCCTCCTCTGGTGTCCGTGGACCCCGCCGTGGCGTTCTCCAGGGCCGCGGACCTTTGCCCACCGGTCGCGCCAGCTGTCCTGGAGCAGAAAGGACCCCCCTCCTCCCGGACCGAGCCCCGAGCCCCGAGCCCCATGGAGCAGGCAAGCGCCGGAGTCCCGAGGCTAAGGCCCGGCCGGCGGGCGCTCTGGCACCTTTTCCCGCCCCCGAGGGTGCCTGTCCGGCCCGGCCGGGACTGGCTGGGAAACCGAGGCCGGAAGAGGTCGCAGTCCAGCAAGGAATCG GGGCAGCTCTTCCGTGGTTCCTTGCAGACCCCAGGTCAGGCCAGAAAACACCTCTATGGCCCTTCCCTGTGTCCCACCACCAGATAG
- the CCL4L2 gene encoding C-C motif chemokine 4-like isoform 1 precursor (isoform 1 precursor is encoded by transcript variant CCL4L2), with protein MKLCVTVLSLLVLVAAFCSLALSAPMGSDPPTACCFSYTARKLPRNFVVDYYETSSLCSQPAVVGKQVCADPSESWVQEYVYDLELN; from the exons ATGAAGCTCTGCGTGACTGTCCTGTCTCTCCTCGTGCTAGTAGCTGCCTTCTGCTCTCTAGCACTCTCAGCACCAA TGGGCTCAGACCCTCCCACCGCCTGCTGCTTTTCTTACACCGCGAGGAAGCTTCCTCGCAACTTTGTGGTAGATTACTATGAGACCAGCAGCCTCTGCTCCCAGCCAGCTGTGGT AGGCAAGCAAGTCTGCGCTGACCCCAGTGAGTCCTGGGTCCAGGAGTACGTGTATGACCTGGAACTGAACTGA
- the CCL4L2 gene encoding C-C motif chemokine 4-like isoform 7 precursor (isoform 7 precursor is encoded by transcript variant CCL4L2f): MKLCVTVLSLLVLVAAFCSLALSAPMGSDPPTACCFSYTARKLPRNFVVDYYETSSLCSQPAVVEWKLQGVCFQCCSGKDPIHQSCPTWTMVRQRKMPTTGKG, from the exons ATGAAGCTCTGCGTGACTGTCCTGTCTCTCCTCGTGCTAGTAGCTGCCTTCTGCTCTCTAGCACTCTCAGCACCAA TGGGCTCAGACCCTCCCACCGCCTGCTGCTTTTCTTACACCGCGAGGAAGCTTCCTCGCAACTTTGTGGTAGATTACTATGAGACCAGCAGCCTCTGCTCCCAGCCAGCTGTGGT TGAGTGGAAGTTACAGGGAGTCTGCTTCCAGTGCTGCTCCGGGAAGGATCCCATCCACCAGAGCTGCCCCACATGGACCATGGTCAGGCAGAGGAAGATGCCTACCACAGGCAAGGGATAA
- the CCL4L2 gene encoding C-C motif chemokine 4-like isoform X2 yields the protein MKLCVTVLSLLVLVAAFCSLALSAPNSKPKEASKSALTPVSPGSRSTCMTWN from the exons ATGAAGCTCTGCGTGACTGTCCTGTCTCTCCTCGTGCTAGTAGCTGCCTTCTGCTCTCTAGCACTCTCAGCACCAA ATTCCAAACCAAAAGAGGCAAGCAAGTCTGCGCTGACCCCAGTGAGTCCTGGGTCCAGGAGTACGTGTATGACCTGGAACTGA
- the CCL4L2 gene encoding C-C motif chemokine 4-like isoform 4 precursor (isoform 4 precursor is encoded by transcript variant CCL4L2d): MKLCVTVLSLLVLVAAFCSLALSAPMGSDPPTACCFSYTARKLPRNFVVDYYETSSLCSQPAVVAAPGRIPSTRAAPHGPWSGRGRCLPQARDKAR; this comes from the exons ATGAAGCTCTGCGTGACTGTCCTGTCTCTCCTCGTGCTAGTAGCTGCCTTCTGCTCTCTAGCACTCTCAGCACCAA TGGGCTCAGACCCTCCCACCGCCTGCTGCTTTTCTTACACCGCGAGGAAGCTTCCTCGCAACTTTGTGGTAGATTACTATGAGACCAGCAGCCTCTGCTCCCAGCCAGCTGTGGT TGCTGCTCCGGGAAGGATCCCATCCACCAGAGCTGCCCCACATGGACCATGGTCAGGCAGAGGAAGATGCCTACCACAGGCAAGGGATAAAGCCAGATGA
- the CCL4L2 gene encoding C-C motif chemokine 4-like isoform 2 precursor (isoform 2 precursor is encoded by transcript variant CCL4L2b2) produces MKLCVTVLSLLVLVAAFCSLALSAPMGSDPPTACCFSYTARKLPRNFVVDYYETSSLCSQPAVV; encoded by the exons ATGAAGCTCTGCGTGACTGTCCTGTCTCTCCTCGTGCTAGTAGCTGCCTTCTGCTCTCTAGCACTCTCAGCACCAA TGGGCTCAGACCCTCCCACCGCCTGCTGCTTTTCTTACACCGCGAGGAAGCTTCCTCGCAACTTTGTGGTAGATTACTATGAGACCAGCAGCCTCTGCTCCCAGCCAGCTGTGGTGTGA
- the CCL4L2 gene encoding C-C motif chemokine 4-like isoform X1, whose product MKLCVTVLSLLVLVAAFCSLALSAPMGSDPPTACCFSYTARKLPRNFVVDYYETSSLCSQPAVVFQTKRGKQVCADPSESWVQEYVYDLELN is encoded by the exons ATGAAGCTCTGCGTGACTGTCCTGTCTCTCCTCGTGCTAGTAGCTGCCTTCTGCTCTCTAGCACTCTCAGCACCAA TGGGCTCAGACCCTCCCACCGCCTGCTGCTTTTCTTACACCGCGAGGAAGCTTCCTCGCAACTTTGTGGTAGATTACTATGAGACCAGCAGCCTCTGCTCCCAGCCAGCTGTGGT ATTCCAAACCAAAAGAGGCAAGCAAGTCTGCGCTGACCCCAGTGAGTCCTGGGTCCAGGAGTACGTGTATGACCTGGAACTGAACTGA
- the CCL4L2 gene encoding C-C motif chemokine 4-like isoform 6 precursor (isoform 6 precursor is encoded by transcript variant CCL4L2bdelta2) yields MKLCVTVLSLLVLVAAFCSLALSAPTKSSEWKLQGVCFQCCSGKDPIHQSCPTWTMVRQRKMPTTGKG; encoded by the exons ATGAAGCTCTGCGTGACTGTCCTGTCTCTCCTCGTGCTAGTAGCTGCCTTCTGCTCTCTAGCACTCTCAGCACCAA CTAAATCCAGTGAGTGGAAGTTACAGGGAGTCTGCTTCCAGTGCTGCTCCGGGAAGGATCCCATCCACCAGAGCTGCCCCACATGGACCATGGTCAGGCAGAGGAAGATGCCTACCACAGGCAAGGGATAA
- the CCL4L2 gene encoding C-C motif chemokine 4-like isoform 2 precursor (isoform 2 precursor is encoded by transcript variant CCL4L2b1), with protein sequence MKLCVTVLSLLVLVAAFCSLALSAPMGSDPPTACCFSYTARKLPRNFVVDYYETSSLCSQPAVV encoded by the exons ATGAAGCTCTGCGTGACTGTCCTGTCTCTCCTCGTGCTAGTAGCTGCCTTCTGCTCTCTAGCACTCTCAGCACCAA TGGGCTCAGACCCTCCCACCGCCTGCTGCTTTTCTTACACCGCGAGGAAGCTTCCTCGCAACTTTGTGGTAGATTACTATGAGACCAGCAGCCTCTGCTCCCAGCCAGCTGTGGT CTAA
- the CCL4L2 gene encoding C-C motif chemokine 4-like isoform 3 precursor (isoform 3 precursor is encoded by transcript variant CCL4L2c): MKLCVTVLSLLVLVAAFCSLALSAPMGSDPPTACCFSYTARKLPRNFVVDYYETSSLCSQPAVVYRESASSAAPGRIPSTRAAPHGPWSGRGRCLPQARDKAR; this comes from the exons ATGAAGCTCTGCGTGACTGTCCTGTCTCTCCTCGTGCTAGTAGCTGCCTTCTGCTCTCTAGCACTCTCAGCACCAA TGGGCTCAGACCCTCCCACCGCCTGCTGCTTTTCTTACACCGCGAGGAAGCTTCCTCGCAACTTTGTGGTAGATTACTATGAGACCAGCAGCCTCTGCTCCCAGCCAGCTGTGGT TTACAGGGAGTCTGCTTCCAGTGCTGCTCCGGGAAGGATCCCATCCACCAGAGCTGCCCCACATGGACCATGGTCAGGCAGAGGAAGATGCCTACCACAGGCAAGGGATAAAGCCAGATGA